A window of Sphingobacterium sp. SRCM116780 contains these coding sequences:
- a CDS encoding TIGR00730 family Rossman fold protein, translating into MTKDDKIRSAFENKTWQEIKVKDSWQIFKIMSEFVDGFEKLAKIGPCVSIFGSARTPQDHKYYQMAVDVASLLTARGYGIISGGGPGIMEAANKGAYESGGKSVGLNIELPFEQFHNRYIDRDKLLEFNYFFVRKVMFMKYSQGYIVMPGGFGTMDELFEAITLIQTGKIARFPIVLVGTAYWGGLLDWIQNTMLGDKYISEEDLKLFRVVDTAEEAADHIFRFYNKYLLKPNF; encoded by the coding sequence GAACAAAACTTGGCAAGAGATAAAAGTAAAGGATTCGTGGCAGATATTTAAAATCATGTCCGAGTTTGTGGATGGGTTTGAGAAATTAGCAAAGATAGGTCCGTGTGTATCCATATTTGGTTCTGCCCGAACTCCACAAGATCATAAATATTATCAAATGGCTGTAGACGTAGCTAGTCTATTAACCGCAAGAGGATATGGTATCATATCTGGTGGTGGTCCCGGTATTATGGAGGCTGCTAATAAAGGGGCTTATGAATCTGGGGGTAAATCTGTGGGTTTGAATATTGAATTGCCTTTTGAACAATTTCACAATAGATATATTGATCGGGATAAGCTATTGGAGTTTAACTATTTCTTTGTTCGGAAAGTGATGTTCATGAAATACTCACAGGGTTATATTGTCATGCCTGGGGGATTTGGTACTATGGATGAATTATTTGAGGCAATTACCTTGATCCAAACGGGTAAAATTGCGCGTTTCCCAATTGTACTGGTAGGTACAGCCTATTGGGGTGGGTTGTTGGATTGGATTCAAAATACGATGTTAGGTGATAAGTATATCAGTGAAGAGGATTTAAAATTATTCCGAGTTGTTGATACAGCGGAAGAGGCTGCAGATCATATCTTCAGATTCTATAATAAGTATTTATTAAAACCAAACTTTTAA
- a CDS encoding WG repeat-containing protein: MSHRVYIYNVEKIAEAQETDVMFVEWGYEVPLLLQPLFFGDAFITGNIYNTHTEPENYGLYFDAKSGLAEIKLFYNFIEQHQDELIDDVDAFLSAKEKLFTYLARLIHPYFHVDAWDVFNMSEEGHESQTEQLLVSIKQNNDAIKNAIENNDTSFLDFKHFNRDATLGFNSFKELLNYPDYNFGLGHIFDLDEEDSSQCNDVEIYEVNKLWGLKSANGEVLIMPFYDEFYGFEDGTLAVVSKAGKYGYINKKGKIVIPLLYDDAYDFEGGYAVIKQNEKYGLIFADGKIKLPAKYENLSPIGSPGSFYCAKLKGKFGVINLDDSLILPFDFDNEFEGDQWDKMYYVKENGRGAQWIYSDSFNFLGKFSTKFISPILDYSLQPIHYLVTNHKYQNTNLLLANTGEVLVDNFEKIIVTETNFLIIRKNKKLGLYHSKNGLILDFEYDEIVEITTILDVLPSIFFKNIQAEEELGRYYIYKIVKDNLCGLYFLIANFETWICDIKYQDFKALSKEFFAIQEQNKWGVIDLTGQEITKLEFDEIIPVISYSGIGYGFFGDDVYLIEKEGIELADKLHLEDYVEANGEHGYYYFSNEIQKKIEAYIAKN, from the coding sequence ATGTCACACAGAGTTTATATATATAATGTTGAAAAAATAGCTGAAGCTCAAGAAACAGATGTTATGTTTGTAGAATGGGGTTACGAAGTTCCATTGCTTTTACAACCTTTATTTTTTGGCGATGCATTTATTACAGGTAATATTTACAATACCCATACTGAGCCCGAGAATTACGGGTTATATTTCGATGCAAAATCAGGATTGGCAGAAATTAAACTTTTCTACAATTTTATAGAACAACACCAAGATGAATTGATAGACGATGTAGATGCTTTCCTCAGTGCTAAAGAAAAATTATTTACTTATTTGGCAAGACTTATACACCCCTATTTTCATGTAGATGCCTGGGATGTTTTTAATATGAGTGAGGAAGGACATGAAAGTCAAACGGAGCAATTATTGGTCAGCATTAAACAAAACAATGACGCAATTAAAAATGCTATAGAAAATAACGATACATCTTTTTTAGATTTCAAACACTTTAACAGAGATGCAACTTTAGGATTTAACAGTTTTAAAGAGTTATTAAACTATCCCGACTATAATTTTGGTTTAGGTCATATTTTCGATTTGGATGAAGAAGATAGCAGCCAATGCAATGATGTTGAAATTTACGAAGTAAACAAACTTTGGGGTTTAAAGTCAGCTAATGGTGAGGTTTTAATTATGCCTTTTTATGATGAATTCTATGGTTTTGAGGATGGTACTTTAGCTGTAGTTTCTAAAGCTGGTAAGTATGGATACATCAACAAAAAAGGTAAAATTGTTATTCCATTATTGTATGATGATGCTTACGATTTTGAAGGAGGTTATGCAGTTATCAAGCAAAATGAAAAATATGGTTTAATTTTCGCAGATGGTAAAATAAAATTACCTGCTAAATATGAGAATTTGTCACCAATCGGTTCACCTGGCTCCTTTTATTGTGCAAAATTAAAAGGTAAATTTGGTGTTATAAATTTGGACGACTCTTTAATTCTCCCATTCGATTTTGATAACGAATTTGAAGGAGACCAGTGGGATAAAATGTATTATGTAAAGGAAAATGGAAGAGGCGCTCAATGGATTTATTCTGATAGTTTTAATTTTCTAGGCAAGTTTTCTACCAAATTTATATCTCCAATTTTAGATTATAGTTTGCAGCCAATTCATTATTTAGTAACTAACCATAAGTATCAAAATACAAATTTGTTATTGGCAAATACTGGCGAAGTTTTAGTAGATAATTTTGAGAAAATTATAGTAACCGAAACCAATTTTCTAATTATAAGAAAAAATAAAAAACTAGGTTTGTATCATAGTAAAAATGGTTTGATTTTAGATTTTGAATATGATGAAATAGTAGAAATAACTACAATTTTAGATGTTTTGCCAAGTATATTTTTCAAAAATATACAAGCAGAAGAAGAGTTGGGACGCTATTACATTTATAAAATAGTTAAAGATAATTTATGCGGACTTTATTTTTTGATAGCAAATTTCGAAACCTGGATTTGTGATATTAAATACCAGGACTTTAAAGCATTAAGTAAAGAGTTTTTTGCCATACAGGAGCAAAATAAATGGGGGGTTATAGATTTGACTGGGCAGGAAATAACTAAACTAGAGTTTGATGAAATAATACCAGTAATTTCATACAGCGGTATTGGCTATGGTTTTTTCGGAGATGATGTGTACCTTATTGAAAAAGAAGGAATTGAGTTGGCAGATAAATTGCACTTGGAAGATTATGTAGAAGCAAACGGTGAGCACGGTTACTATTATTTCAGTAATGAAATCCAGAAGAAAATTGAAGCTTACATCGCTAAAAATTAG
- a CDS encoding DUF4870 domain-containing protein: protein MNNKTLSIVSYITLIGWLIAYFSGKENADSLLKYHLKQSFGLMIVSVIFNLALTVLINVIPALSILSFVGLVFLVLLIIGIINAANEVQKPLPILGKMFENRFDFIG from the coding sequence ATGAACAACAAAACATTATCGATCGTATCCTACATCACCCTTATTGGATGGTTAATCGCTTATTTTAGTGGTAAAGAAAATGCAGACAGTCTTTTAAAATATCATTTAAAACAATCGTTTGGATTAATGATTGTAAGTGTCATTTTCAACTTAGCCCTAACCGTTTTGATAAACGTTATACCAGCTTTATCCATATTAAGCTTTGTCGGTTTAGTTTTCCTTGTGTTGTTGATTATCGGAATTATTAATGCCGCCAACGAAGTGCAAAAGCCTTTACCAATCTTAGGTAAAATGTTTGAAAACAGGTTTGATTTTATCGGTTAA
- a CDS encoding helix-turn-helix transcriptional regulator: MRRFILIVVWLVGGSTLSSAQQSYMDSLQMLIAKSTEKEKTVDLQQQLADWYRTDEQDEAAIKLAEQSLRTSLEISENNIGVTKADAILSNVYTNREDFERSKEYIDKAYRSAKKQKNTLAMAYAHYASAVLHSVLFDRESTLKFLQQSLANIPDKDKEPQLVCKIYYQLYGIYTEWNDMEKSRKYIQTALLYAQKSGNKNLLANVYSAISVVYSFRYELTNEKKYLDSIMQPLDDVISLYKQHPGKVMKNTYANCLINKASYYLLYYNTNDPLIKQKIRDNVNQALEVAPADNDVISSAYGMLSELSMADNDLTAAESYLSKAYQLQLQRKKPYYHTLINVLNSLVSLHTKKGDYKNALKYQQKMAEYNGLLFDKQSASTTKRLEAQFEFGKKEKEITSLQEKAESRKRQNYLLLALIGIGLTGTFFVFRSYHLNLRYSIAREKQATAERNEAAMQVLYEQEEQARLKVEQELLTLKQQKLNDEVMANHLQLEHKNNILLQLQEKLANEEPINIQQILREETRTDNEFEKAKYQIQEIHPNFFKNLNEKAIQKLTSLDQKYCAYLYLGLDTKQIASILNIEAKSVRMTKYRLKQKFALDSETDLINYLKGIG; the protein is encoded by the coding sequence ATGAGGAGATTTATACTTATAGTAGTTTGGCTTGTTGGGGGCAGTACGTTGAGTTCGGCACAACAAAGCTATATGGATAGTCTTCAGATGTTAATCGCAAAAAGTACGGAAAAAGAAAAAACTGTTGATCTACAGCAGCAGCTTGCAGACTGGTACCGTACCGATGAACAGGATGAAGCTGCAATAAAACTGGCAGAGCAGAGTCTAAGAACATCTTTGGAAATTTCGGAAAACAACATTGGCGTTACCAAAGCTGATGCTATTTTGTCAAATGTATATACCAATAGAGAGGATTTCGAACGCTCAAAAGAATATATTGATAAAGCGTACAGGTCTGCCAAAAAACAGAAAAACACACTAGCAATGGCCTATGCCCATTATGCTTCCGCAGTGCTCCATAGTGTACTTTTTGACAGGGAAAGTACATTGAAATTTCTTCAACAGTCACTGGCTAACATTCCAGACAAGGATAAGGAACCACAGCTTGTCTGTAAGATCTACTATCAACTATATGGCATATACACAGAATGGAACGATATGGAAAAATCTAGAAAGTATATCCAAACCGCATTATTGTATGCCCAGAAATCGGGGAATAAGAACCTCTTGGCAAATGTATATTCTGCCATCTCGGTTGTGTACTCCTTCCGTTATGAACTGACAAATGAAAAAAAATACCTCGATAGCATCATGCAACCTTTGGACGATGTCATCAGTCTTTATAAGCAGCATCCGGGGAAGGTCATGAAAAACACCTATGCGAATTGCCTTATTAATAAAGCAAGCTATTATCTGCTGTACTACAACACCAATGATCCGCTGATAAAGCAGAAAATTCGGGATAACGTCAATCAGGCTTTAGAGGTTGCCCCAGCTGACAATGATGTCATCTCCAGTGCCTATGGTATGCTCAGCGAGTTGAGCATGGCGGATAACGATCTCACGGCTGCCGAAAGTTACCTTTCCAAAGCATATCAACTACAGTTACAAAGGAAAAAACCCTACTATCATACCCTGATAAATGTGCTTAACTCGCTGGTGAGCCTCCATACAAAAAAAGGAGATTACAAAAATGCACTGAAATACCAGCAAAAAATGGCTGAATACAATGGTCTACTCTTTGATAAACAGTCGGCATCTACCACCAAAAGGCTCGAAGCGCAATTTGAATTCGGTAAGAAGGAAAAGGAGATCACTTCCCTCCAGGAAAAGGCGGAAAGCCGAAAAAGACAGAATTATCTTCTACTCGCCCTAATCGGAATCGGTTTAACGGGTACATTTTTCGTGTTCCGATCTTACCACTTAAATCTCAGGTATTCGATAGCAAGAGAGAAACAGGCAACAGCAGAAAGGAATGAAGCAGCTATGCAAGTGCTGTATGAACAGGAAGAACAGGCACGGCTAAAAGTCGAACAGGAACTACTAACCCTGAAACAGCAAAAGCTAAATGACGAGGTTATGGCCAATCATTTACAGTTAGAGCATAAGAACAATATTTTGTTGCAGCTACAAGAAAAACTAGCTAATGAAGAACCGATAAATATTCAACAGATACTGCGGGAAGAAACCCGTACCGACAACGAATTTGAAAAGGCAAAATACCAGATACAGGAAATACACCCCAACTTTTTCAAAAACCTGAACGAAAAAGCTATCCAGAAACTGACTTCGCTGGACCAAAAGTACTGCGCATATTTATATCTTGGATTGGACACCAAACAGATTGCTTCTATATTGAACATAGAGGCTAAAAGTGTAAGGATGACAAAATACAGATTAAAGCAAAAGTTTGCCTTGGACTCGGAAACTGATTTGATTAACTATCTGAAAGGTATAGGATAA
- the clpB gene encoding ATP-dependent chaperone ClpB — protein sequence MNFNNYTIKAQEAIQKASEIASGNQQQAIETAHILKSLLAVDENVVSHLLKKLNVNISYLSGELEKQILAFPKVSGSNIYLSNDANAALQKAQNYLKEFNDDFVSVEHLLLGLLNAGDKTSSLLKDQGVNEKDLKLAIKELRGNSRVTDQNAEATYNALGKYARNLNDFAESGKLDPVIGRDEEIRRVMQILSRRTKNNPILVGEPGVGKTAIAEGIAHRIIKGDAPENLKTKIVFSLDMGALIAGAKYKGEFEERLKAVVKEVADSNGEIILFIDEIHTLVGAGGGEGAMDAANILKPALARGELRAIGATTLNEYQKYFEKDKALERRFQKVMVEEPDTQDAISILRGLKERYETHHKVRIMDEAIISAVELSTRYISDRFLPDKAIDLIDEAASKLRLEMDSVPEAVDELDRRIMQLEIEREAIKREHDDKKVKELSETIANLSAERDSLRASWQSEKTLVDSVNQEIENIEHYKQEAEQAERAGDYGKVAEIRYGRIKDAQDKVEKLKAELAEKQDSKRMLKEEVTSEDIADVVSKWTGIPVNKMIQSEREKLLSLEDELHKRVAGQEEAIEAISDAIRRSRAGLSDAKRPIGSFIFLGTTGVGKTELAKALAEYLFDDEQSMVRIDMSEYQERHAVSRLIGAPPGYVGYEEGGQLTEAVRRRPYSVVLLDEIEKAHPDVFNILLQVLDDGHLTDNKGRTVNFKNTIIIMTSNTGSHIIQENFSRLNDHNRDEVIAKTRTEVFELLQKSIRPEFLNRIDEIIMFTPLSRDEIGSIVRMQFGHIQKQLAEQNIIITASDDAMDWLAQLGYDPIYGARPLKRVIQKRILNELSKEILSGKVNKDAIIQLDVFDGQFVFLNKKETA from the coding sequence ATGAATTTCAATAACTATACAATTAAAGCACAAGAGGCAATTCAAAAGGCTTCCGAGATTGCCAGCGGCAATCAACAACAGGCTATTGAAACAGCACATATATTAAAATCATTATTAGCTGTTGACGAAAACGTCGTTAGCCATTTGCTAAAAAAATTAAATGTTAATATTTCCTATTTAAGTGGAGAACTAGAGAAACAAATTTTAGCTTTCCCAAAAGTTAGCGGAAGTAACATTTATTTAAGTAATGATGCGAATGCTGCTTTGCAAAAAGCGCAGAATTATTTAAAAGAGTTTAATGATGATTTCGTTTCGGTAGAACATCTCCTATTGGGGCTGTTGAATGCCGGAGATAAAACATCTAGTTTACTGAAGGATCAAGGTGTCAATGAAAAGGATCTTAAATTGGCCATTAAGGAATTGCGTGGCAATAGCCGTGTAACGGATCAAAATGCGGAAGCAACATACAATGCACTCGGAAAATATGCACGTAATTTGAATGATTTTGCGGAGTCAGGAAAATTAGATCCTGTCATTGGTCGAGATGAAGAAATTCGTCGTGTGATGCAAATATTATCGCGTAGAACGAAGAACAACCCTATTTTAGTCGGTGAACCTGGAGTTGGTAAAACCGCTATTGCTGAAGGAATCGCACATCGTATTATCAAAGGAGATGCTCCGGAGAATTTAAAAACAAAAATTGTATTTTCTTTAGATATGGGGGCTTTGATCGCTGGCGCTAAATATAAAGGTGAATTTGAAGAGCGGTTAAAAGCAGTTGTAAAAGAGGTTGCTGATAGTAATGGTGAGATTATCTTATTCATTGATGAGATTCACACCTTGGTCGGTGCTGGTGGCGGTGAGGGAGCAATGGATGCGGCTAATATCTTAAAACCTGCTTTGGCTCGAGGTGAGCTACGTGCTATCGGTGCAACGACATTAAATGAATATCAAAAATATTTTGAGAAAGATAAAGCTTTGGAGCGTCGTTTTCAGAAAGTTATGGTCGAGGAACCCGATACACAGGATGCTATTTCCATTTTACGTGGTCTGAAAGAACGTTATGAAACTCACCATAAAGTTAGAATTATGGACGAGGCTATTATTTCTGCGGTAGAATTATCGACACGCTATATTTCAGATCGTTTCTTACCGGATAAAGCGATTGACTTGATCGATGAAGCGGCATCAAAACTACGTCTGGAAATGGACTCTGTCCCTGAAGCTGTTGATGAACTCGATCGTCGTATCATGCAACTGGAGATAGAGCGTGAAGCAATTAAACGCGAGCATGATGATAAGAAGGTAAAAGAACTTTCAGAAACCATCGCGAACTTATCTGCGGAACGGGATTCATTACGCGCTTCTTGGCAATCTGAAAAAACTCTGGTGGATAGTGTCAATCAAGAAATTGAAAACATCGAACACTATAAACAAGAGGCAGAACAAGCAGAACGTGCCGGAGACTATGGTAAAGTCGCGGAGATACGTTATGGTCGCATCAAAGATGCGCAAGATAAAGTGGAAAAATTAAAAGCAGAATTAGCTGAAAAGCAAGATAGCAAGCGTATGTTAAAGGAGGAAGTTACTTCTGAAGATATCGCGGATGTTGTATCGAAATGGACCGGTATTCCTGTGAATAAAATGATTCAATCTGAACGTGAAAAATTGCTTTCGTTAGAAGACGAATTACATAAAAGAGTTGCTGGTCAAGAAGAAGCGATTGAGGCTATTTCAGATGCTATTCGTCGCTCAAGAGCTGGATTAAGTGACGCGAAACGTCCTATTGGCTCATTCATTTTCCTTGGAACAACTGGGGTTGGTAAGACGGAATTAGCAAAAGCTTTGGCAGAATACTTATTCGATGATGAACAGTCTATGGTCCGCATTGATATGTCCGAATACCAGGAACGTCACGCTGTGTCTAGACTTATCGGAGCTCCTCCAGGATATGTAGGTTATGAAGAAGGCGGACAATTGACAGAAGCCGTTCGTCGTCGCCCTTATTCTGTGGTTCTTTTAGATGAAATTGAGAAGGCACATCCTGATGTTTTTAATATCTTACTGCAAGTATTGGATGATGGTCATTTGACCGATAATAAAGGGAGAACAGTGAATTTCAAGAACACCATTATCATCATGACCTCCAATACGGGTTCGCATATTATTCAGGAGAATTTCTCTCGGTTGAATGATCATAACAGGGATGAAGTGATTGCTAAAACAAGAACTGAAGTTTTTGAATTATTACAAAAATCAATCCGTCCAGAGTTTTTGAATCGTATTGATGAAATCATCATGTTTACGCCTTTAAGTAGAGATGAAATTGGAAGTATCGTACGTATGCAGTTCGGTCATATTCAAAAACAATTGGCAGAACAAAATATCATCATCACAGCCTCTGATGATGCAATGGATTGGTTAGCACAATTAGGATATGATCCGATCTACGGAGCTCGACCGCTGAAACGTGTTATTCAAAAACGTATCTTAAATGAGCTTTCGAAAGAAATTCTTTCAGGTAAAGTGAATAAAGATGCTATTATTCAGTTAGATGTATTTGATGGACAATTTGTTTTCTTAAATAAAAAGGAAACAGCATAA
- a CDS encoding ATPase, T2SS/T4P/T4SS family produces MNYFDELIALLNIEHQYDREQYEQLLLRSNLNERRLKGVTWFPIQIKNSEMGRGDYLTITLSKTNFLEDEHKFRFGMPVSLFSNYDPNTDRLGGLISYVSRDTMKISFRVDELPDWTRNGKLGVDLLFDENSYKEMNQALMNAKEFLLDPYKGRFIREIIGEENIDDHQKQVEYHHTGLNDSQNKAIQHVLSSPTISIVHGPPGTGKTTTLIKAVEALLKKENKQMLIVAPSNTAVDVLTERLDAVGILVTRIGNPVKISDHLQELTLDAQVDKHPANKEVKSLKKQARAYTEMAQKYKRSFGKAEREQRKALFNEARKIMKEVEQIQDFIVEDILNKAQVITATLVGSNQYAIKNRLYETVIIDEAAQALEPACWIPILKANKIVLAGDHCQLSPTVKSNSNMKTGLYHTLFEKLLTRYPDHVNLLNVQYRMHEQIMRFPSLALYGNQLIAAEEVADWKLKDDVEPLVFIDTAGAGFEETQEDSAIFNNEEALFLRNHLKELVANLQKTSIENDFPNIAVIAPYRRQVVRLKEILLADEELVPFLKYIQINTIDSFQGQEKDIIYISLTRSNDQQIIGFLSDIRRMNVAMTRAKKKLIVIGDSATVGQHPFYKDFIHYVESINSYHSVWEWGLNN; encoded by the coding sequence ATGAATTATTTTGATGAGCTTATTGCGCTATTAAATATTGAACATCAATATGATCGTGAGCAATATGAACAATTGTTGTTACGATCAAACTTAAATGAAAGACGATTAAAAGGAGTAACCTGGTTTCCTATTCAAATCAAAAATAGTGAGATGGGAAGGGGAGATTATTTGACAATCACCTTATCCAAAACAAATTTTTTAGAAGATGAACACAAGTTTCGTTTTGGAATGCCTGTTTCTCTTTTTTCTAATTATGATCCAAACACAGATCGACTGGGCGGATTGATTTCCTATGTAAGTCGAGATACGATGAAAATATCATTCCGAGTGGACGAACTACCCGACTGGACGAGGAACGGAAAGTTAGGTGTAGACCTGTTATTTGATGAAAATTCGTATAAGGAAATGAATCAAGCCTTGATGAATGCGAAAGAATTTCTTTTGGATCCATATAAAGGAAGATTTATTAGAGAAATTATAGGAGAAGAAAATATAGATGATCATCAAAAACAAGTTGAATATCATCATACCGGATTAAATGATAGTCAAAATAAAGCCATTCAACATGTATTGAGCTCACCTACCATTTCGATCGTTCATGGCCCTCCTGGCACAGGGAAAACAACCACGTTGATCAAAGCTGTAGAAGCCTTGTTGAAAAAAGAAAACAAGCAGATGCTTATTGTTGCGCCAAGTAATACAGCTGTTGATGTATTGACAGAACGTTTAGATGCCGTTGGAATCTTGGTAACGCGTATTGGTAACCCTGTAAAAATTTCAGATCATCTTCAAGAATTGACACTCGATGCCCAAGTGGATAAACATCCAGCAAACAAAGAAGTGAAATCATTAAAGAAACAAGCTCGAGCCTATACGGAGATGGCTCAAAAATATAAACGAAGCTTTGGAAAAGCGGAACGAGAACAACGAAAAGCATTGTTTAATGAAGCGCGAAAAATCATGAAAGAGGTTGAGCAAATTCAGGATTTTATCGTTGAAGATATTTTGAATAAAGCACAGGTCATTACGGCAACTTTGGTAGGCTCTAATCAATATGCGATTAAGAATAGGCTGTATGAAACGGTTATTATTGATGAAGCGGCTCAAGCTTTGGAACCTGCCTGTTGGATTCCCATATTGAAAGCAAATAAAATTGTTTTAGCTGGAGACCATTGTCAGCTATCCCCAACAGTTAAATCAAATTCGAATATGAAAACGGGACTGTATCATACTTTATTTGAGAAATTGTTGACACGTTATCCCGATCACGTCAATCTGTTAAATGTTCAATACCGTATGCATGAACAGATTATGAGATTTCCCTCATTGGCACTATATGGGAATCAATTAATAGCAGCAGAGGAAGTGGCGGATTGGAAACTGAAAGATGATGTAGAACCATTGGTTTTTATTGATACAGCAGGAGCAGGGTTTGAAGAGACTCAAGAAGATAGTGCCATATTTAATAATGAAGAAGCTCTTTTTTTAAGAAACCATTTGAAAGAACTCGTGGCTAATCTTCAAAAGACCTCTATAGAAAATGATTTCCCAAATATTGCTGTTATTGCACCCTATCGAAGACAAGTCGTACGATTGAAGGAAATTCTTCTAGCAGATGAGGAACTGGTTCCTTTTTTAAAATACATTCAAATTAATACTATTGATAGTTTTCAAGGACAAGAAAAGGATATTATTTATATCAGTTTGACACGTAGTAATGATCAACAAATCATTGGTTTCTTATCGGATATAAGGAGAATGAATGTGGCTATGACCCGAGCGAAGAAAAAATTAATTGTTATCGGAGATAGTGCTACGGTAGGTCAACATCCTTTTTATAAAGATTTCATCCATTATGTGGAATCGATCAATAGCTACCATAGTGTATGGGAGTGGGGATTGAATAATTAA
- a CDS encoding TIGR01777 family oxidoreductase, with protein METVIITGGTGTVGKQLTKLLIQEGFQVILFTRNPKFNQRNDTVQYIHWDPNEKRINSDAIKQADYIINLAGASITDKRWTKKRRQEIISSRVNSSELLVEALQRIPNKVKAVISTSAVGWYGADKEVDHAFSENEEQGTSFLSWTCKLWEDCIKPVELLHKRVVILRLGVVFTKNEGALKKLTQSLKYRMATYIGSGKQVISWIHITDLCHLYLAAIRNPNLSGIYNAVSSEPLSQKTIINRIAKQRFGFLYLPLFIPSFIIKFAMGQMADEVLLTSTTASNQKILQTGFLFKYPTLDEECIKNL; from the coding sequence ATGGAAACAGTCATTATAACTGGAGGCACAGGAACAGTTGGCAAGCAATTAACAAAATTGCTTATCCAAGAGGGATTTCAGGTGATTTTATTTACCCGTAACCCAAAATTCAATCAGCGCAATGATACTGTTCAATATATACACTGGGATCCAAACGAAAAAAGGATTAATAGTGATGCAATAAAACAAGCAGATTATATCATCAATTTAGCCGGAGCGAGTATCACAGATAAACGTTGGACAAAAAAACGACGTCAAGAAATTATTTCCAGTCGGGTTAATAGTTCTGAACTACTTGTTGAAGCCTTACAGCGTATTCCTAATAAAGTTAAGGCTGTTATATCCACATCAGCTGTTGGTTGGTATGGAGCAGATAAAGAAGTCGATCATGCATTTTCAGAAAATGAAGAACAGGGAACAAGTTTTTTAAGCTGGACGTGTAAGCTTTGGGAAGACTGCATAAAGCCCGTAGAGTTATTGCATAAAAGAGTCGTCATACTTCGGTTGGGGGTTGTATTCACCAAAAATGAAGGTGCCTTAAAAAAGTTAACGCAATCCTTAAAGTATCGAATGGCAACTTACATAGGATCAGGAAAGCAAGTGATAAGTTGGATTCATATAACAGATCTCTGTCACCTATATTTAGCTGCGATTCGCAATCCCAATTTATCTGGAATATACAATGCTGTTTCCTCAGAGCCTTTATCTCAAAAAACGATTATCAATAGAATTGCTAAACAAAGATTTGGTTTCTTGTATCTCCCTCTTTTCATACCCTCATTTATTATCAAGTTTGCGATGGGACAAATGGCAGATGAAGTGTTACTGACCAGTACAACTGCAAGTAATCAAAAAATATTACAAACGGGTTTCCTCTTTAAATACCCCACTTTAGATGAAGAATGTATCAAAAATCTGTAA